The Citrifermentans bemidjiense Bem genome window below encodes:
- a CDS encoding ferritin family protein, whose protein sequence is MRDFIAEAVRFAVIIEKKSYDIYRQAALEGVDLAGKRIFEKLARDESMHIDSLLWQHPGTWCSDLKQKQEPQPVVEWDLSGPSGNRLFDQLRLALLNKRWSIGFYTTLLKTFKEPLICRVFEVTLAVARNEFKLITDEYLQADASYGKPRDNRPPRRVHVREGILASPPNKHSELYFSMLDAGRSSRQE, encoded by the coding sequence ATGCGAGACTTCATTGCGGAGGCGGTGCGTTTTGCGGTGATCATCGAGAAAAAGAGCTACGACATCTATCGGCAGGCGGCTTTGGAGGGAGTGGACCTGGCGGGCAAACGGATCTTCGAAAAACTGGCGCGCGACGAATCCATGCACATAGACTCCCTTTTGTGGCAGCATCCTGGGACCTGGTGCAGCGATCTCAAGCAAAAACAAGAGCCCCAGCCGGTGGTCGAATGGGACCTGAGCGGGCCGTCGGGAAACAGGCTGTTCGACCAGTTGCGCCTTGCCCTCCTTAATAAGCGCTGGAGCATCGGTTTTTACACCACCCTCCTCAAGACCTTCAAAGAACCCCTAATCTGCCGCGTTTTCGAGGTGACTCTCGCGGTGGCACGCAATGAATTCAAGCTGATCACGGACGAGTACCTGCAGGCCGACGCTTCCTATGGCAAACCCCGCGATAATCGTCCTCCGCGCAGGGTCCACGTGAGGGAAGGCATCCTCGCCTCCCCCCCTAACAAGCACTCGGAGCTGTACTTCTCCATGCTCGACGCAGGCCGCTCTTCCCGCCAGGAATAG
- the ylqF gene encoding ribosome biogenesis GTPase YlqF, with protein MTIKWYPGHMSKALEQISELVRKIDVIIEVLDARLPFSSSNHLLEQVRRNKPCIKVLNKNDLADPAITRAWVQHFQKASGVRALPLVAKNIPEVKNLVKLIKQVCPNRGNPGYPIRTMVVGIPNVGKSTLINTLAGKSLAKVGDKPAVTLKPQQIDLRNGILLFDTPGLLWPVMDDQGGAYRLAASGAIGANALDYTNVGVFAAAYMMRRYPELLKERYKLAELPELPYEVVEAVGRCLGCLMTGGVVDVHRAAETFLRELRAGKAGRISFEEPGTAADIEAELLKMAGIDERPQEQIF; from the coding sequence ATGACAATCAAATGGTATCCGGGGCACATGAGCAAGGCCCTCGAGCAGATCTCCGAGCTGGTCCGCAAGATCGACGTGATCATAGAGGTGCTCGACGCTCGCCTTCCGTTCTCGAGTTCCAACCACCTGCTGGAGCAGGTGCGCCGGAACAAGCCCTGTATCAAGGTCTTGAACAAGAACGATCTCGCCGACCCCGCCATCACCAGGGCGTGGGTGCAGCATTTCCAGAAGGCGTCCGGTGTGCGCGCCCTGCCGCTGGTGGCGAAGAACATCCCCGAGGTGAAGAACCTCGTGAAGCTCATCAAGCAGGTTTGCCCCAACCGCGGCAACCCCGGCTACCCGATCCGGACCATGGTGGTCGGCATCCCCAACGTGGGGAAGTCGACTCTGATCAACACCCTGGCGGGGAAATCCCTCGCCAAGGTGGGGGACAAGCCGGCGGTGACGCTCAAGCCGCAGCAGATCGACCTGAGAAACGGAATACTGCTCTTCGACACTCCGGGGCTTCTTTGGCCGGTGATGGACGACCAGGGGGGGGCTTATCGGCTCGCGGCAAGCGGCGCCATAGGCGCCAATGCGCTCGACTACACCAACGTCGGCGTCTTTGCCGCGGCCTACATGATGCGCCGCTATCCGGAGCTGCTCAAGGAGCGTTACAAGCTGGCGGAATTGCCGGAGTTGCCGTACGAGGTGGTGGAGGCCGTAGGACGCTGCCTCGGTTGCCTCATGACCGGCGGCGTTGTCGACGTGCATCGGGCAGCGGAGACCTTTTTGAGGGAGCTGAGGGCCGGCAAGGCCGGGCGGATCAGCTTCGAGGAGCCCGGAACCGCGGCCGACAT